The Salvia miltiorrhiza cultivar Shanhuang (shh) chromosome 1, IMPLAD_Smil_shh, whole genome shotgun sequence genome has a window encoding:
- the LOC130999167 gene encoding protein FANTASTIC FOUR 3-like, producing MPCNSNTSQISKPPHLESPAPQPNSPFPWAHPDNQNTDCRDNNTRESKPQGCWDFLQNATNTTSHGFMQTATKPSAFLLSTKGLEMCTEILGSESGSSIDPSLDICSQHSSKIKPRKTKHTTSFPPPLTSIASGYGVKVQAHRGGGRLLISVVASSSSACRIFLKSEREHGRLRVFLHKDYYYRRSDHQLPENIKENGRKLRRNFKCGDESGNKNLTSLPLCVAFT from the coding sequence ATGCCTTGTAATTCCAACACTTCCCAAATCTCAAAACCCCCCCATTTGGAATCTCCGGCACCCCAACCAAACTCCCCATTCCCTTGGGCCCATCCCGACAACCAGAATACTGATTGTCGGGACAACAACACGAGAGAGTCGAAGCCCCAAGGGTGCTGGGATTTCCTGCAAAATGCCACAAACACTACCTCACATGGCTTCATGCAGACAGCCACAAAGCCATCAGCATTCTTACTAAGCACTAAAGGCTTGGAAATGTGCACAGAGATACTGGGGAGTGAAAGTGGAAGCAGCATTGATCCAAGTCTCGACATATGCTCGCAGCATTCGAGCAAGATCAAGCCCCGGAAAACCAAACACACCACCAGTTTTCCGCCACCACTCACCTCCATCGCCAGTGGCTATGGTGTTAAAGTGCAGGCCCACCGCGGAGGCGGCCGGCTACTCATCTCTGTCGTCGCCTCCTCTTCATCCGCCTGCAGGATTTTTCTAAAGTCGGAGCGCGAACATGGGAGGCTCAGGGTGTTTCTGCACAAGGATTATTACTACAGGCGTAGTGACCATCAATTGCCTGAAAACATCAAAGAAAATGGAAGGAAACTTAGGCGCAATTTTAAATGTGGAGATGAAAGTGGCAACAAAAACCTAACTAGTTTGCCACTTTGTGTCGCTTTTACCTGA
- the LOC130999177 gene encoding uncharacterized protein LOC130999177: MKMGRKKKTVTFLTANEDKASNTSSETKTGVEKLHSHPMEATNVENSGHQISNGAKREKNSRVGSVVVRRSSRINSLASPTNSLEVEPVVEHIDLVEDEKEQELEVQQGSDSPQANEGSLEEKVSEQEDAPDISYKSLYIDSQKKIELLIEENYELVRKLEFARGKIAAYEAMKDAVKDAVGAQKEFVLVSQLGKVAGLSPKAVEKCFPTPPADSPIVPKPKKTYQKRARH, from the exons ATGAAAATGGGTAGAAAGAAAAAGACGGTGACCTTCCTTACTGCTAATGAG GATAAAGCCTCCAATACTAGTTCAGAGACGAAGACTGGTGTGGAGAAACTGCATTCTCATCCTATGGAGGCTACGAATGTGGAGAATAGTGGGCATCAGATTTCAAATGGTGCAAAGCGGGAGAAGAATTCAAGGGTGGGGAGTGTGGTTGTGAGACGATCCTCTCGTATTAACAGTTTGGCATCACCTACTAATAGCCTTGAGGTGGAACCGGTTGTGGAGCATATTGATCTTGTTGAAGATGAAAAGGAACAAGAACTGGAGGTTCAGCAAGGTAGCGATTCACCACAAGCGAATGAAGGAAGCCTTGAAGAAAAG GTTTCTGAACAAGAAGATGCTCCCGATATCAGCTACAAAAGCTTGTACATCGACTCACAAAAGAAG ATTGAGTTGTTGATCGAGGAAAACTATGAGCTAGTGAGGAAGCTGGAATTCGCTCGTGGGAAAATTGCCGCA TATGAGGCGATGAAGGATGCTGTGAAGGATGCTGTGGGAGCTCAGAAGGAGTTTGTGCTCGTCTCCCAGCTGGGAAAAGTTGCAGGTTTGTCGCCTAAAGCAGTTGAAAAGTGTTTCCCGACTCCTCCTGCCGATTCTCCCATTGTTCCTAAGCCAAAGAAGACTTACCAGAAACGGGCGAGGCATTGA
- the LOC130999186 gene encoding cyclin-U4-1-like, translated as MGALSFEPTIFCPLDYVTLGLKDPIKDYLGKPRVLSLLSSILDKTVKENEKMLETSEAEDVITVFHGTRAPSLSIQQYIDRIFRYSNCSPSCFVIAHIYVDRFIHRTNLRLNSLNIHRLLITSVMVAAKFMDDAFFNNAYYARVGGITTRELNKLEMKFLFGVDFQLHVSVQTFKKYCSTLKQEASCGLIERSIPVCGTEDGCTSNDDDSLYSHSTSR; from the exons ATGGGAGCTTTGTCGTTTGAACCAACGATCTTCTGCCCACTTGATTATGTGACGCTGGGGCTCAAGGACCCGATCAAGGACTACCTGGGAAAGCCCCGAGTCCTTTCACTTCTTTCATCGATTCTGGATAAAACTGTCAAGGAAAATGAGAAGATGCTAGAGACATCAGAAGCCGAAGATGTCATTACTGTGTTCCATGGTACGAGAGCGCCTTCTCTGAGCATTCAGCAATACATTGATCGGATTTTTAGGTATTCGAACTGCAGCCCTTCCTGCTTCGTGATTGCACATATATACGTGGACAGATTCATTCATCGGACAAACTTACGCCTCAATTCCCTCAACATCCACCGCCTTCTTATAACCAGCGTGATGGTGGCAGCAAAATTCATGGATGATGC ATTCTTCAACAATGCATATTATGCTAGAGTGGGAGGCATAACCACGAGAGAATTGAACAAGCTCGAGATGAAGTTTCTCTTTGGAGTGGATTTCCAACTTCATGTTAGCGTACAGACGTTTAAGAAATATTGCTCGACCCTCAAACAGGAAGCCTCGTGCGGACTCATTGAACGTTCCATCCCCGTATGTGGAACGGAAGACGGCTGTACGAGCAACGATGACGATTCTCTCTATTCTCATTCAACCTCTAGATGA